Proteins from one Ammospiza nelsoni isolate bAmmNel1 unplaced genomic scaffold, bAmmNel1.pri scaffold_79, whole genome shotgun sequence genomic window:
- the LOC132087257 gene encoding histone H3-like centromeric protein A has translation MPRPKPTPRRRGRSPAPPSPPRRARRRRPGQRALQEIRTYQRSTRLLLRPGPFARLVRELCLLFTRGVDYRWQSMALLALQEAVEAFVVRLLEDAYLCSLHARRVTLFPKDLQLARRLRGPEAGDM, from the exons ATGCCCCGCCCCAAACCCACCCCCCGACGGCGCGGGCGTTCCCCAGCCCCCCCATCGCCCCCGCGGCGGGCACGCA GGCGCCGCCCAGGGCAGCGGGCATTGCAGGAGATCCGCACGTACCAGAGAAGCACCCGCCTGCTGCTGCGCCCCGGCCCCTTTGCCCGCCTG GTGcgggagctctgcctgctcttcaCCCGCGGCGTCGATTACCGCTGGCAGAGCATGGCCCTGCTGGCGCTGCAGGAG GCAGTGGAGGCCTTCGTGGTGAGGCTGTTGGAAGACGCATACCTGTGCTCGCTGCACGCCCGCCGAGTCACCCTGTTCCCCAAGGATCTGCAGCTGGCCCGGCGCCTGCGAGGGCCCGAAGCGGGGGACATGTGA